In one window of Paraflavitalea soli DNA:
- a CDS encoding FecR family protein, whose translation MSSNPIRLKYLFKKYLDNTCSKQDLEEFWQLMSELSENDLVLQELQEQWQKEDNARPIGHDELDTVFERVQQKIGKYEAKAGYTTKVRPIGNRRMYITIAASLLLSIALGWWYFSNTATEKTKPSVLAKENPLRIISLPDGTIVTLNHDSHLDYPAAFGDSSREVSLTGEAYFDVAHDAAKPFLVHTGAFVTRVLGTAFNIRAYSKDSLVAITVERGKVQVQRQDNKQSLSILLPGDQLVIDKQAGTPHLAKADMKLVTQWKNNDLLFDNIRFEDAAAILGRHFNITFRFRNDDLRNCRFTVDFTGKSLEEIRYVLGQLTRSTWTSEGNEVIWLEGKGCKD comes from the coding sequence ATGTCTTCAAACCCCATCCGGTTAAAATACCTCTTTAAAAAATACCTGGACAATACCTGCTCCAAACAGGACCTCGAAGAATTCTGGCAGCTCATGTCAGAGCTTTCTGAGAACGACCTCGTACTCCAGGAATTACAGGAGCAATGGCAAAAAGAAGACAATGCACGGCCCATTGGCCATGACGAGCTCGACACCGTATTTGAGCGGGTACAACAAAAGATCGGTAAATATGAAGCCAAAGCCGGCTACACCACCAAGGTACGCCCCATAGGCAATAGAAGAATGTACATCACCATCGCCGCTTCGCTCTTACTCTCCATAGCCCTGGGATGGTGGTATTTCAGCAATACCGCCACGGAGAAAACGAAGCCTTCTGTATTAGCCAAAGAAAATCCCTTGCGGATCATCAGCCTGCCCGATGGCACTATTGTTACTTTAAATCATGATAGCCACCTCGATTATCCTGCTGCCTTTGGCGATTCTTCCCGTGAAGTATCCCTTACCGGCGAAGCCTATTTCGATGTAGCGCACGATGCTGCCAAACCTTTCCTGGTGCATACCGGCGCCTTTGTCACCAGGGTATTGGGCACCGCCTTCAATATACGGGCCTACAGTAAAGACAGCCTCGTTGCCATTACCGTAGAGCGCGGAAAAGTACAGGTACAGCGGCAGGACAATAAACAATCCCTCAGCATCCTGCTACCCGGTGATCAGCTGGTCATCGATAAACAAGCCGGCACACCGCACCTGGCCAAAGCAGATATGAAGCTTGTTACCCAATGGAAAAACAATGATCTCCTCTTTGATAATATCCGGTTCGAAGACGCAGCTGCCATCCTGGGCAGGCACTTCAATATTACTTTTAGGTTCCGCAATGATGACTTGCGCAATTGTCGCTTCACCGTCGATTTTACCGGTAAATCATTAGAGGAAATACGCTATGTGTTGGGACAGCTTACCAGGTCAACATGGACCAGCGAAGGCAATGAGGTCATATGGCTGGAAGGAAAAGGATGTAAGGATTAA